Sequence from the Ascaphus truei isolate aAscTru1 chromosome 3, aAscTru1.hap1, whole genome shotgun sequence genome:
CAAATTTCCTGCCAAAGCTCCATGAAGATCTCTTCCATAATAGATTTAGGAGGCTCTTTCCCTAGAAAACTAATAATATATTGTCTGCCAAGATACAGGAAGAATTGAACTACCATAAGGACGGTCTCATTTTTAACCTTCCCTTTAACTAGATCTCCAAAAATCTTCGACATATAATCTGGTGGAGGAGGGAATCTGGGAATTTTCTTTACAGAGCTCCAGAAGTTATTGATTTTCATAGACTGGTAGTAGTCTGCCATATCTTTAAcgaatttttgtcttttgttactcATGCTCCATGTCTCTGTTGCAGCCAAGCACAAGGTCATTTTTGACTCCACAATCTGAGTGTCCACCCACTTTATTGCTTTGATGTATCTGGCTAATTTAATAGATCCTTGTTTTGTAGCTGCCAGATTGGGAAATTCTGGAAAGGCTCGTTTCCATGTTTGAAAGGAATGGGGCTGTATCTCATCGTCATGCCCTGTTCTGCGTTCCATAGCAGAATGAACTTGCAACCAATGTTGAAAACCTCCATGCAATATTGTTGTTAATTGTTCATGTGAACCCTTGGCTAGCAAGGTTTTGATACACTGCCCCATTAGTATAAAAGCATGGCCATTTAAATGGGTAACCGGGTATTCCCATTCAAATTCTTCAAAACATGCACCGGATTGGTTATCGTTGGCCAACAAATGTTTGACTTCCTTCATTTCTAGAGATTCCAGAGTTTGGAAGGGCTCCAACAGGTCTCCACAACCTAAGTTTACACTTGGGGTTAAAACGACAGCGCTATCTCCATTAAAGCTAAGACGTGTCTTGTCCTCTCCCAATTCTTTGCACGTTGTATTAACCAAGATCATGCTCTCAATGTCAGAAGGGGTACTCTCAATGTCAGAAGGGGTGCTCTCTAAGTTTGGCgagtaggggtgaggggaaggcgGCATTAATGTGCTCTCTTTTTCAGGTGTTGTGTGCGGATCCTGCTTTGTTAACCATCCTCTAGCAAATCTTAACAGGAAGACCCAGATATATTTACCACTGCTGGGGAAGGCTATCCCCTTTTGATATTTAGGCATTAGTAAATGTTTAAAACCCATCCCCGCTCTTCTTTTACCGAAAATAACCTTAGTAAAGGATTTGCTTATCCACCTTATGCCTTTTATCAGGGTTGGCAATGGTAGCATTGTGCACCGTTTTCTCTGGCAATAGTACCGGTGTTTTAGTAGGGAAAAACTGTGCCAAATCCCCAAGCATAGAAATGTAATTTATACCTAAACAATAAATGAATTCTGCTTTAAATAAAGAAAGGTGTTGCAAAGCATGTATCGTGCTTTCCCAGCTAGTATTCCAACCGCTTTCCTAATGTCATAATCACCGAGTTTCTCGTTGATCCCACAACAGGCGCCAAAACCGGTCTGGGTTCCCCCCACAACAAAATAGTTCTATGTGATCTAAATCAATGCTAGCAAATGCATGCACTAAATATTCAGCAATAACCAAACAGAAACACTACCAAGTCATTACGACTTCTCACCAGGATAACTCACAAGGAGCTACAGTTCAATGTATTCATAGTAGCCACATAATATATCGCTTTTCTTTGAGTTTGTCCATGAATATCCAATACTGTACCTACACAACAAAAACAGTTTTATAACAAAATGTTCATAGCCCTCTTACGAAGTGACCATGTGCATTACAAAACACTACAGTGCTGGAGTCTGTGCAGGTTTCCCATTGAACTTCCAGTAGTTTAATACATGTAGAGAATGTTGTTAAGAAACTGAAGCCTGTTGACATCCAGGAGAGATCCTACACAGCTGGTTGTTCTTCAATTAAGAGAGTGGAATATTTCCTCGGTACAACCCTCTAAGCCAAATTAGATAAATGTATAGAGCTGGAGCAGTTGACAATTATTTTTACCAATTGTATCCTTCGAACTGGTTAAAGTCAAATAGTAATAGTCCACTTCACGTGACAGAATAACCTTCTTAAAAAGTAAAGATTCCCTCTGGGGCGGTGAATTATTTTTGCTGTGTTTGGTTCTTGTACACACTTTTACAAGTATTTCCTTATCTGCTTCCACCACAATGCAGCGGGCTCCTTATTTCTTTCATCTGCTGTGGTTGTACTCTTTTCTCCTTCCGTGGTTCTTCTTCCGAGGTTCTAGAGCCCAGATGGATTCTGCGATGACTTCAGCTCTATTGCCAagctatgaaaaaatatataaaaaatggtttTGTTTACATAGCGCCTTTTGCAAAAGCACTTTacaagtctcacactctcgcagacttccttcactacaaatttatgctatcctgtttcaactctgccctctcgcaagctaaacaagcctacttttctgcactaatcaacatgcacaagtctaacccacgccgactgttctgtctttgatactctactcaaaccaccctcagctgcctctccttcctccatctccgctcaggactttgctgactattttaaggaaaaggtggaatccatacggcagaacatcccctctgtttcttcctcccatcctacacctcttcctaactctcctcctgccttccttgactctttttccactgtctcagaggaggatgtgtcgctgttgatcgcctcttctccctctaccacttgcccacttgaccccattccctcccatctcctaaaacctctagctcctactataatccctacgctcacacacatttttaactcctccctctgctctggaacctttccatcctccttcaaacatgcaacagtcataccattactcaaaaacagcaagcttgactctacctgtctttctaactatcgacctgtctccctcctgccttttgcctctaaactccttgaacgtcttgtattctctcgtttgctccattttctcaacacctattctctcctagaccctctacaatctggcttccgcactgctcactccaccgaaacagccctcactaaaataactgacgacctccatgctgccaaagacagaggtcattacactctgctcatattactcgacctctcagcagcatttgacacagtggaccaccctcttctcctccacattctccatactctaggtattcggaacaaagctctatcctggatctcatcctacctctcccatcgtacttttagtgtctcttctgctaacacctcctcctcctctattgatctctctgtgggggtaccccagggctctgtcctgggatctcttctcttttctctgtacacactctctctaggtgacctaataacatcttttgggtttaattatcacctctatgccgacgacacacaaatatacttttcaacacctgaccttacacctgctgtacaaaccaaagtttctgaatgtctctctgctatatcatcctggatggccctccgccgccttaaactcaacatggctaaaacagagctcctcatacttcctcccaaacctggccctactacctccttccacattactgttggaactacaatcattcacccagtagcccaagcacgctgcctaggggtcacactcgactcctctctcacattcgcccctcacattcaaaacatttgtaaaacttgtcgctttttcctccgcaatataacaaagatacgccctgtccggccttcctgcctctcacctgtctcccctacaatctatcctaaatgctgctgccagaatcactctactctttcctagatctgtctcagcatctcccctcatgaaatccctctcctggcttcctatcaaatcccgcatctcacactccattcttctactcacttttaaagctttacattcttctgcccctccttacatctcatccctaatttctcgttatgcaccatccagactcttgcgttcttctcaaggatgtcttctttctaccccctttgtatctaaagccctctcccgccttaaacctttttcactgactgccccacacctctggaatgcccttcctctcagtacccgactagcaccctctctatccacctttaagacccaccttaagacacacttgcttaaagaagcatatgaatagcactgtggctattctgaagaCATGATacgtaaagcttggccccctgcagatgcacttaccagaactccctcctactgtctctgtacgttctccctacctaccaattagactgtaagctcctcggggcagggactcctcttccaaaatgttacttttatgtctaaagcacttattcccatgatctgttatttatattatctgttatttatttgattaccacatgtattactactgtgaagcgctatgtacattaatggggctatataaataaagacatacaatacaatacagacttacattggggatggtctcaggacAGGCAgctgcggggggcccggtggCCTGACAATGTAGTTCTGTGGGGccaccctcactctgtcccatgctGAGCTTCTGATGCTGGCGAACCCCCGGGCCTCCATCTCATGCCGGCGCACACCGGAACATGAGCCTCAGCgtcagaagctcggcgtgggacagagtgagggaggccccgaagctgggggagagcgggggtgtGGCGGCAACTACTTTGTCCAGTCACCGGGCCCCCAGCAGCCACCTGTCTCGGTTcctcccccctgtcagcggccctggctggaagagttgaaggcccgaggcgaagccgagtaaacccagccagggcattattggccagtaatgccctgttctgaggggattactaCTATCAGAGGCTAAATGTAGGCATATTTTCATATATAGTATAGGTTACTGTATATTGAGTTTTACAAACATGAAATTCTACATTTTCTTGAACTTTTCTCTTCTTAAACTTTTACAGTACttgttaaattaaaataaaattgtttaTACACTACAGCCGTCTCtcgtagggagggggaggggtcaaGTGTTTCGCTGGCGCCTGCTGTCCTACCACCTCACAAAGAATCACACGCGCTGCCTCCAGGGCTTCAAGGGTTAATACTTGGGGAGGTTCCTTCCTGCTGCTCCAAAACCTCCCGTGATCAACGGGGCAatactaaggccgcgcttatggtGCCGGCGAcgttgcccgaaaacaaatgcattgccgccgccgccgccgctgcgtgcgcttatagtaagcgggaCGCCGACAATGCGATGTctcgaaaactggtagccggcaaaattagatttttcaagggctgtcgcctcacgtgaaggcccttgaaccaatcaaatggccggaaacccgCGCCGCCGCCCGGCGAAGGTGACGACGGCGAgatcacccgtcgtgtcgccatcgacgtcACTATAGACATGGCCTTcgacagaaagaaaaaaaaaaacccaagaaAGGAGTGCAACGAAGGAACAGGGAAGTAAAAAAGTCATTTATAAATCAAGTATAAAGTACATGGGACACCCCGCTGTAAACATCACACGATGTGTAGTGTCTGGCTGATAATGTTCCATCATCCTCACGAGGAACGTCCTGCTAGAAGGCCCAGCAGCACGGTGGGATACTGGTCTCCAACAGGACAGGTGATCGGCAGCCGAATGGAGATACTGATGGTGACGTGACAGCGAGTCTGCCACTACGCGTTTCGTGCCAAACGCTTTGTCCAGGGGGCACCATATACAACTGCCCCACCATCAGAAGGCAGGTTACTGTCAATCGGTGGCGGATTACCCATTGGGCccgggcggcaacattttgggggcggcaaaaatatcc
This genomic interval carries:
- the LOC142490481 gene encoding uncharacterized protein LOC142490481; amino-acid sequence: MLPLPTLIKGIRWISKSFTKVIFGKRRAGMGFKHLLMPKYQKGIAFPSSGKYIWVFLLRFARGWLTKQDPHTTPEKESTLMPPSPHPYSPNLESTPSDIESTPSDIESMILVNTTCKELGEDKTRLSFNGDSAVVLTPSVNLGCGDLLEPFQTLESLEMKEVKHLLANDNQSGACFEEFEWEYPVTHLNGHAFILMGQCIKTLLAKGSHEQLTTILHGGFQHWLQVHSAMERRTGHDDEIQPHSFQTWKRAFPEFPNLAATKQGSIKLARYIKAIKWVDTQIVESKMTLCLAATETWSMSNKRQKFVKDMADYYQSMKINNFWSSVKKIPRFPPPPDYMSKIFGDLVKGKVKNETVLMVVQFFLYLGRQYIISFLGKEPPKSIMEEIFMELWQEICLSGLLEVEEEQDKILILKSLIENLPTSVLNITKKILKEERVEE